In one window of bacterium DNA:
- a CDS encoding four helix bundle protein, with the protein MQDYRKWDVTSQARALAVKIYKLMPLFPPDERYALCQQLRRACVSIGNNIAEGAGRTTAKDKAHFLTQAIGSASEVEFLLDISVDLGFLNQEQSRPLAYETRGLKFRIFKLRSSVLSQPD; encoded by the coding sequence ATGCAGGATTACAGAAAATGGGATGTCACCAGTCAAGCCAGAGCGTTGGCTGTGAAGATTTACAAGCTCATGCCATTGTTCCCACCGGATGAGCGTTATGCATTATGTCAGCAGCTTCGACGTGCATGCGTTTCAATTGGCAACAACATCGCTGAGGGTGCTGGAAGAACTACGGCGAAGGACAAAGCGCATTTTCTCACACAGGCAATTGGTTCCGCCAGTGAAGTAGAGTTTCTGCTTGACATCTCAGTTGATCTCGGTTTCCTCAATCAAGAACAAAGCCGACCCCTGGCATATGAAACAAGAGGGCTGAAGTTTCGGATTTTCAAATTGAGATCATCGGTACTTTCGCAACCTGACTGA
- a CDS encoding glycosyltransferase family 39 protein, which translates to MNPTRRTTLLLGLALLLLYILTQSSNLSSAHDAADYLLMMRNGEYFHPHHLLYNGAAALWTMLWQTVLPSLQAVTLVAWLNALFGAGCVAMLHLLLRERLSVPPVPALFGALLPGFSFGLWFYSVTVEVYVIPLFFLLLALYILSAERVNMRLVVAAGCAHALAMLFHQVHALFIVPAVVMIWLRFRRQPGPPWQQRPGRPLAAYTLTAGLGAALPYLGIGIFALGHRTPQSYFHWFFRYAGNSGFYEIPGPASLVKALIGFGKSIIGGEFLFAIPRMRELMQRLLPTKWLDDEYFLVRALPEWAALLLVLLSIAIVLLIAWMLLRARWRAAFRHTPGILIALTTFLGTYTLFFLVWEPSNPEFWIPQSAVFFLILIAAAFGSAHAGNTHAGSAHAGSAHAGSASDAIQPKRFASLRMWPRKSTHNVPAQSVPVQRTAVRTGVLVAAAVLLFIVNFAGSIYWLRSAENDMYAVRAHALSEAAGSDGLIIVADQWILGDMLALRGRENILSITEVLQSERNNSARAWKRIHDRVEALLKTGNPVIFSSDAIRSPHPLILSHGEVLLGVESYIQAEYAGRWEIISVITGNIYHLSH; encoded by the coding sequence TTGAACCCCACACGGCGAACGACACTGCTGCTGGGCCTCGCCCTGCTGCTGCTCTATATCCTGACCCAATCCAGCAATCTCAGTTCCGCGCATGACGCAGCAGATTACCTGCTGATGATGCGCAATGGGGAGTATTTTCATCCACATCATCTTCTCTACAACGGTGCTGCGGCACTGTGGACGATGCTATGGCAGACGGTGCTGCCTTCGCTGCAGGCGGTGACACTGGTCGCCTGGCTGAACGCACTGTTCGGCGCGGGATGCGTGGCCATGCTGCACCTGCTGCTGCGTGAGCGGCTGTCTGTTCCTCCTGTTCCCGCGCTCTTCGGCGCGCTGCTGCCCGGATTTTCTTTCGGACTCTGGTTCTACTCCGTCACCGTCGAAGTGTATGTCATTCCGCTGTTCTTCCTTCTTCTGGCGCTGTACATATTGTCGGCTGAGCGGGTGAACATGCGCCTGGTCGTGGCGGCGGGTTGCGCGCATGCCCTCGCCATGCTTTTTCACCAGGTGCACGCGCTGTTCATTGTGCCGGCCGTGGTCATGATATGGCTGCGTTTCCGCAGGCAGCCGGGTCCCCCCTGGCAGCAGCGTCCCGGTCGTCCCCTGGCCGCCTACACGCTCACCGCGGGACTCGGAGCCGCGCTGCCATATCTCGGCATCGGGATATTCGCGCTCGGTCATCGCACGCCGCAAAGTTATTTCCACTGGTTTTTCCGCTACGCGGGAAACAGCGGCTTCTATGAGATCCCGGGTCCCGCCTCCCTGGTGAAAGCGCTGATCGGCTTCGGGAAAAGCATCATCGGCGGAGAATTCCTCTTCGCCATCCCCCGCATGCGCGAACTCATGCAGCGCCTGCTGCCGACCAAATGGCTGGACGATGAATACTTCCTGGTCCGCGCGCTTCCGGAATGGGCGGCGCTGCTGCTGGTCCTTCTCTCCATCGCGATTGTGCTGCTCATCGCCTGGATGCTGCTGCGCGCCCGCTGGCGCGCGGCCTTCCGCCACACCCCCGGCATCCTCATCGCATTGACGACCTTTCTCGGCACCTACACACTGTTCTTTCTCGTGTGGGAACCCTCCAACCCGGAATTCTGGATTCCTCAAAGCGCCGTGTTTTTCCTCATCCTCATCGCCGCCGCATTCGGCAGCGCCCATGCAGGCAACACCCATGCAGGCAGCGCCCATGCAGGCAGCGCCCATGCAGGCAGCGCATCAGATGCGATTCAGCCGAAACGGTTCGCCAGCCTCCGCATGTGGCCCAGGAAATCAACCCACAACGTCCCCGCGCAAAGCGTCCCCGTGCAGCGGACTGCTGTGCGCACGGGAGTACTTGTCGCGGCGGCGGTATTGTTGTTCATCGTGAATTTCGCGGGCAGCATTTACTGGCTGCGCAGCGCGGAGAACGACATGTATGCCGTTCGCGCGCATGCACTCAGCGAAGCCGCTGGTTCCGACGGACTCATCATCGTCGCCGATCAGTGGATTCTGGGTGATATGCTTGCGTTGCGTGGCCGCGAAAACATTCTTTCCATCACGGAAGTCCTGCAATCCGAGAGAAATAATTCCGCCAGGGCATGGAAACGCATCCACGATCGCGTGGAAGCGCTTCTGAAGACTGGAAATCCCGTCATCTTCAGCAGTGACGCCATCAGATCGCCGCATCCGCTCATCCTCTCCCACGGGGAAGTGTTATTGGGAGTAGAGAGCTATATTCAGGCAGAATACGCCGGCAGGTGGGAGATAATCAGTGTAATTACAGGGAATATCTACCATCTGAGTCATTGA
- a CDS encoding CYTH domain-containing protein, whose translation MGFINHEFKARCADPDRIRALLEKRNAEFVGRDVQVDTYFPVEHGRLKLREGNIEHALIHYLRKNLAGSKTSHVQLYRPDPDPTLKEILVAALGVRVVVVKQRDIYFEDNVKIHIDQVEGLGDFLEVEAIQRTPEHSEDTLREQCNAYVSLFDIHEEDFIALSYSDLLEQRP comes from the coding sequence ATGGGCTTCATCAATCATGAGTTCAAGGCACGCTGCGCGGATCCCGACCGGATCCGCGCGCTGCTTGAAAAACGCAACGCAGAGTTTGTCGGGAGAGATGTGCAGGTAGATACGTATTTCCCTGTCGAGCATGGACGCCTGAAGCTGCGTGAAGGGAATATCGAACATGCCCTGATCCACTATCTGAGAAAAAACCTCGCGGGAAGTAAAACGTCCCACGTGCAGCTGTACCGGCCGGATCCTGATCCCACGCTGAAAGAAATTCTCGTCGCCGCGCTCGGAGTGCGTGTCGTGGTGGTCAAGCAAAGGGATATCTATTTCGAAGACAACGTGAAAATCCATATCGATCAGGTGGAAGGACTCGGTGATTTTCTTGAAGTGGAGGCGATCCAGCGGACCCCGGAGCACAGCGAGGATACATTGCGCGAGCAGTGCAATGCCTACGTATCACTTTTCGACATCCATGAGGAGGATTTCATCGCGCTGTCCTACTCCGACCTGTTGGAGCAACGGCCCTGA
- a CDS encoding phenylalanine 4-monooxygenase, whose protein sequence is MAEELHPDTEKEEDFSKSAYDRYAEQEDVDPRCIPQPLDGRPPEHDELVYPDYPAHDHETWKTLYERQARELPGRACDEYLQGVKELGLTPDRIPSLKDISLRLYDSVGWKIARIPGLLTTNDFLGLMAKARFPSTDYIRQPDELEYTPAPDCFHDIFGHMPTLTNPFFSDFFQYFAQTFLNVKDDEEIRKLERFYWFTVEFGLINTPEGRRIYGAGILSSPKEVVHALSDDVKVIEFEPERLGAQDYEVWHLQPILFAIESFEQLDSEFRAWARAKGWND, encoded by the coding sequence ATGGCAGAAGAATTGCATCCTGATACGGAAAAGGAAGAAGATTTTTCGAAGTCGGCTTATGATAGATATGCGGAACAGGAAGATGTCGATCCGCGCTGCATACCGCAGCCGCTGGACGGTCGTCCCCCGGAACATGATGAACTCGTGTACCCGGATTATCCCGCGCATGATCATGAAACATGGAAAACGCTGTATGAGCGGCAGGCGCGGGAGTTGCCCGGACGCGCCTGTGACGAGTATCTGCAGGGGGTGAAGGAACTGGGACTGACGCCGGACCGCATTCCCAGTCTGAAAGACATCAGTCTGCGCCTCTATGACAGCGTGGGCTGGAAGATCGCGCGTATTCCCGGTCTGCTCACGACCAACGATTTTTTGGGACTGATGGCAAAGGCGCGTTTCCCTTCAACCGATTACATTCGTCAGCCGGATGAACTGGAATACACTCCCGCGCCGGACTGTTTCCACGATATCTTCGGGCACATGCCCACACTTACCAATCCCTTTTTCTCGGATTTTTTCCAGTATTTCGCGCAGACGTTCCTCAACGTGAAGGATGATGAGGAAATCCGCAAACTCGAACGCTTCTACTGGTTTACGGTGGAATTCGGCCTCATCAACACGCCTGAAGGACGCCGCATTTATGGCGCTGGTATCCTTTCCTCACCCAAGGAAGTGGTGCATGCGCTGTCTGATGACGTGAAAGTGATCGAATTCGAACCCGAGCGCCTCGGTGCCCAGGATTACGAAGTGTGGCATCTGCAGCCCATCCTTTTTGCCATCGAGAGTTTCGAGCAGCTCGATTCGGAGTTTCGCGCCTGGGCGCGCGCCAAGGGCTGGAACGACTGA
- a CDS encoding (2Fe-2S)-binding protein, translated as MVDRCVCFSRTFDELKRIAESEDVRDLPTLQSRVDFGQKCGLCKPYVERMLDTGNTRFPIMARRRPEE; from the coding sequence ATGGTCGACCGCTGCGTCTGTTTTTCCCGCACATTTGATGAGCTCAAGCGCATCGCTGAGAGCGAAGACGTCCGTGATCTTCCCACACTTCAGTCCCGCGTCGACTTCGGCCAGAAATGCGGCCTCTGCAAACCCTACGTCGAACGCATGCTCGACACCGGCAACACCCGTTTCCCCATCATGGCCCGGCGGCGGCCAGAAGAATAA
- a CDS encoding arginine deiminase: MSPINLNSEIGRIRRVLLHQPGQEIERMTPSNAEEVLYDDILHLPRALREHNQLEFVLSRVAETCELMDLLREVLEVQEARESLVHRLCDAVAWPDVAEELLELSATDLAFRLIHGTVKRNDTLERFLSTDMYALPPLPNFFFMRDAAMCVNDRVITGSMANRVRVAEAMIMEHVFRWHPDYQAEGFYFDGTRDEISGLTIEGGDVLILREDLVLIGNSERTSISGIDRLIKSFAAADRIKHVIVVEMPKARATIHLDMIFTMVDRDKCVVYPPLITGHQACRALHVEISGRKVRSIRDAGNLLEALGTVGLDLQPIACGGSDPVYQEREQWTSGANFFTIAPGKIIGYGRNKHTFEELDHHGFEIVRFEDLRSGQVDLDSLSSYAISIEGAELSRGGGGCRCMTLPVQRDDVAW; the protein is encoded by the coding sequence GTGTCTCCCATCAATCTGAATTCTGAAATCGGCCGCATACGGCGGGTGCTGCTGCATCAGCCGGGACAGGAAATCGAACGTATGACGCCTTCGAATGCGGAGGAAGTGCTGTACGACGACATCCTGCATCTGCCGCGTGCGCTGCGCGAACACAATCAGCTCGAATTTGTGCTCAGCCGCGTGGCGGAGACCTGCGAGCTGATGGATCTTCTGCGTGAGGTACTCGAAGTGCAGGAGGCTCGGGAGAGCCTGGTGCACCGGCTGTGCGATGCGGTGGCGTGGCCGGATGTGGCCGAGGAACTGCTTGAGCTGAGTGCGACGGATCTCGCGTTCCGTCTCATTCACGGCACCGTCAAGCGCAACGACACGCTCGAGCGTTTTTTGAGCACGGACATGTACGCGCTCCCTCCCCTGCCGAACTTTTTCTTCATGCGGGATGCCGCCATGTGCGTCAACGACCGTGTGATCACCGGTTCGATGGCGAACCGCGTGCGCGTGGCAGAGGCGATGATCATGGAACACGTTTTCCGCTGGCATCCCGACTACCAGGCGGAAGGATTTTATTTCGACGGCACACGCGATGAGATTTCCGGACTCACCATCGAGGGTGGGGATGTTCTGATCCTGCGAGAGGACCTCGTACTGATCGGCAACAGCGAACGCACGTCCATCAGCGGCATCGACCGTCTCATCAAATCCTTCGCTGCAGCCGACCGCATCAAGCATGTGATCGTGGTGGAAATGCCCAAGGCGCGCGCCACCATACATCTCGACATGATTTTCACCATGGTGGATCGCGATAAATGCGTGGTGTATCCCCCGCTCATCACGGGACATCAAGCCTGCCGCGCCCTGCATGTGGAAATCAGCGGACGCAAGGTGCGCTCCATCCGCGATGCGGGGAATCTGCTCGAAGCGCTGGGGACGGTCGGACTCGATCTCCAGCCCATTGCCTGCGGCGGATCGGATCCGGTATATCAGGAACGTGAGCAGTGGACGTCAGGCGCCAACTTTTTCACCATTGCGCCGGGGAAAATCATTGGTTACGGACGCAACAAGCATACCTTCGAAGAACTGGACCACCACGGGTTCGAAATCGTGCGTTTCGAAGACCTGAGGAGTGGACAGGTGGATCTCGATTCCCTCTCCTCCTATGCCATTTCCATCGAGGGGGCGGAACTCTCGCGCGGCGGCGGCGGCTGCAGGTGTATGACGCTTCCCGTTCAGCGCGACGACGTCGCCTGGTAA
- a CDS encoding TlpA family protein disulfide reductase — protein MNRITQWFSHAMLLTATLLLVNACSSNGQEASKSLDSPEWQQFTTLAARYDSMATVFQKMEKENPEFAANPMAVAGEDIQKFYALMDEMQKALPESFAGMEEVEGYGLEDLRALKLAALMSENMKLFPKINEQLIGVVKDEDSLRTLKLETLQVAAGMGNMELAQKYATEDVLAEAEPLARANIFSSFSSSFLDHKDIDKAKEYALKAIGAYAEGARANAASENSDPRMQQFIDSRYGAVLAPVMFEIKDQGDAAAVDAFSNEAKALLPESASWDAVKAVMNQEMAKISEEREAINKPAKEWAPHTWIGSEPLSVEGLKGKVVLVDFFATWCNPCIRAFEHLRKWEKEYADDGLVIVGLTTYQGRYEGKSVEKEAELAKLKDDFIPKHDITWPIGVEKDGRQTMLDYKVSGIPHVVLLDREGKVQYVKVGATDYDKTEKKIKELLAQ, from the coding sequence ATGAATCGCATCACGCAATGGTTCAGCCATGCCATGCTCCTCACCGCGACACTGCTGCTTGTCAATGCCTGCAGTTCCAACGGACAGGAAGCGTCCAAGTCGCTCGATTCGCCGGAGTGGCAGCAGTTTACCACGCTCGCGGCGCGCTACGACTCGATGGCAACGGTGTTCCAGAAAATGGAAAAGGAAAACCCGGAATTCGCCGCCAATCCCATGGCCGTCGCAGGCGAGGATATACAGAAATTCTATGCCCTGATGGATGAGATGCAGAAAGCCCTCCCCGAATCCTTCGCCGGAATGGAAGAAGTGGAAGGCTACGGACTCGAGGATCTCCGCGCTCTCAAGCTGGCCGCGCTGATGTCGGAAAACATGAAGCTCTTCCCGAAAATCAACGAGCAGCTCATCGGCGTGGTGAAGGACGAGGATTCTCTCCGCACGCTCAAGCTCGAAACCCTGCAGGTCGCCGCAGGCATGGGCAACATGGAGCTCGCGCAGAAGTACGCGACCGAAGATGTGCTCGCGGAAGCGGAACCCCTCGCGCGCGCCAATATCTTCAGCAGTTTTTCCTCCAGTTTCCTCGATCATAAAGACATCGACAAGGCGAAGGAATACGCGCTCAAGGCCATCGGTGCATACGCAGAAGGCGCACGCGCAAACGCCGCCAGTGAGAATTCCGATCCCCGCATGCAGCAGTTTATCGACTCCCGCTACGGTGCCGTACTCGCCCCTGTGATGTTCGAAATCAAGGATCAGGGCGACGCCGCGGCAGTGGACGCCTTTTCGAACGAAGCCAAAGCGCTGCTCCCCGAGAGCGCAAGCTGGGACGCCGTCAAGGCCGTCATGAACCAGGAAATGGCCAAGATCTCCGAGGAGCGCGAAGCCATCAACAAGCCCGCCAAGGAATGGGCACCGCATACATGGATCGGCAGCGAGCCGCTTTCGGTCGAAGGACTGAAGGGCAAGGTCGTTCTCGTCGACTTCTTCGCCACCTGGTGCAACCCCTGTATCCGCGCATTCGAGCACCTGCGAAAATGGGAAAAGGAATACGCGGATGACGGACTCGTCATCGTCGGACTCACCACCTACCAGGGACGCTATGAAGGGAAAAGTGTCGAGAAGGAAGCCGAACTGGCCAAGCTGAAAGACGACTTCATTCCGAAACATGACATCACCTGGCCGATCGGTGTGGAAAAAGACGGACGCCAGACCATGCTCGACTACAAAGTCTCCGGCATCCCCCATGTCGTCCTGCTCGACCGCGAAGGCAAAGTGCAGTACGTCAAAGTCGGCGCCACCGACTATGACAAGACTGAGAAGAAAATCAAGGAGCTGCTGGCGCAGTAG
- a CDS encoding dienelactone hydrolase family protein gives MALDYITFPDDLDRADYAMIGLHGRNANKYAFFPFVRQMGFLHTRWLLPSATFASDDAPDVRWWYDNDRRDPVEVQQSREEINALIDSQLTDGIAAENIFLVGFSQGAVMSVDTALRYPQRLGGIVSLSGYVIHPDFLREERHKANTRVPIFLAHGTRDQILSVETGRENQRVLEDMGYDVEYHEYDTAHRVSSQETRDIRAFLHRHMYGIDMDDPRKQDEHVVTF, from the coding sequence ATGGCACTTGATTACATCACATTCCCCGACGACCTCGATCGGGCCGATTATGCAATGATCGGTCTGCATGGACGCAACGCCAACAAGTATGCGTTCTTCCCCTTCGTGCGTCAGATGGGATTTCTGCATACACGCTGGCTGCTGCCTTCCGCGACTTTTGCGAGCGATGATGCACCCGACGTTCGCTGGTGGTATGACAATGACCGCCGCGATCCGGTGGAAGTGCAGCAGAGCAGGGAGGAAATCAACGCGCTTATCGACAGCCAGCTGACCGATGGCATTGCGGCTGAGAACATCTTTCTCGTCGGCTTTTCCCAGGGAGCGGTGATGAGCGTCGACACCGCGCTGCGCTATCCCCAGCGCCTCGGCGGCATCGTTTCGCTTTCGGGCTATGTCATTCACCCCGACTTTCTGCGTGAGGAGCGGCACAAGGCCAACACACGCGTCCCGATCTTTCTCGCGCATGGAACGCGCGACCAGATCCTTTCCGTCGAAACCGGCAGGGAAAACCAGCGCGTGCTTGAGGACATGGGCTACGACGTTGAGTACCATGAATACGATACCGCCCACCGCGTATCCAGCCAGGAAACACGGGATATCCGCGCCTTCCTCCATCGCCACATGTACGGGATCGACATGGACGACCCGAGAAAGCAGGATGAGCATGTTGTCACCTTCTGA
- a CDS encoding SGNH/GDSL hydrolase family protein encodes MLRILPAALLIITSLMVFPAQAQTSLPDSLRVVVLGSSTAAGAGASPRDSAWVWKYRAYLESINPAYEVINLAVGGYTTYQIQPDDFVSPEGRPYPDTLKNITEALARHADAIIINLPSNDAASGFSILEQAKNFERVTALADSAGVPIWVCTTQPRNLSETGRQNLIVTRDWILERYGERALDFWTTIGEEEGRIVSTYNSGDGVHLNNAGHHVLFTRVRDAGIPAALGGTSFIAEAAAPLSPELSVYPQPARHTLSVRYRLHTPAACSLHLTDIQGRELLRKDLHPLSTSEHHVYLPMSDLPRGIYHLILRTGTHVTATAVLHM; translated from the coding sequence ATGCTTCGAATCCTCCCCGCCGCTCTGCTTATAATTACCAGTTTGATGGTTTTTCCTGCACAGGCCCAGACGTCACTGCCGGATTCGCTGAGAGTTGTGGTGCTGGGGTCGTCGACGGCGGCGGGCGCGGGCGCTTCTCCGCGTGACAGCGCGTGGGTGTGGAAATACCGCGCATACCTGGAGAGTATCAATCCGGCGTACGAAGTGATCAATCTCGCCGTCGGAGGCTACACGACGTATCAGATACAGCCCGACGACTTCGTTTCTCCCGAGGGGCGTCCCTACCCGGACACGCTGAAGAATATCACCGAAGCGCTGGCCCGGCATGCTGACGCCATTATCATCAATCTGCCCAGCAACGATGCGGCAAGCGGTTTCAGCATACTCGAGCAGGCAAAGAATTTCGAACGCGTGACCGCCCTGGCCGACAGTGCTGGCGTCCCGATCTGGGTTTGCACCACGCAGCCCCGCAATCTCAGCGAGACAGGACGGCAGAATCTGATTGTGACGAGGGACTGGATTCTCGAGCGGTATGGTGAACGCGCGCTGGATTTCTGGACCACCATCGGGGAAGAAGAAGGTCGAATCGTTTCGACCTACAACTCGGGCGACGGCGTGCATCTTAACAATGCCGGACACCACGTGCTCTTCACCCGCGTACGTGACGCCGGCATCCCCGCAGCGCTGGGCGGAACCTCCTTCATCGCCGAAGCCGCGGCTCCCCTGTCCCCCGAACTCTCCGTGTATCCACAGCCCGCGCGTCATACGCTGTCCGTGCGCTACCGGCTGCATACACCCGCCGCCTGCAGCCTGCACCTGACTGATATTCAGGGACGAGAGTTGCTGCGAAAAGATCTCCATCCCCTCTCCACATCTGAACACCACGTGTATCTGCCCATGTCTGACCTCCCCCGGGGCATATACCACCTCATTCTCCGCACTGGAACGCACGTCACCGCCACCGCTGTACTGCACATGTAA
- a CDS encoding OsmC family protein: MTKTAYVKQIANNGVTFAGRTNSNHWVVMDGPEKFGGSDAGVRPKELLLLSIAGCTGSDVASILAKKRVNLRDFEINVSAEESEEHPIVFTKLHIEYVLYGSDIQEKDVERAIDLSQTKYCGVTAMFEKAMEVTHSYRIEE; the protein is encoded by the coding sequence ATGACCAAAACAGCGTATGTAAAGCAGATTGCAAACAACGGTGTGACCTTTGCGGGACGCACGAACAGTAATCACTGGGTAGTGATGGATGGACCCGAGAAATTTGGCGGCAGTGATGCAGGTGTGCGTCCGAAAGAATTGCTGCTGCTCTCGATCGCAGGATGCACCGGCAGCGACGTGGCATCCATTCTCGCAAAGAAGCGCGTCAATCTGCGCGACTTCGAAATCAACGTCTCCGCCGAAGAGTCCGAAGAACATCCCATCGTCTTCACCAAACTGCACATCGAGTACGTCTTATACGGCAGCGACATCCAGGAAAAAGATGTCGAACGCGCCATCGATCTTTCCCAGACCAAATACTGCGGCGTCACCGCCATGTTCGAAAAAGCCATGGAAGTCACGCACTCGTACAGAATAGAAGAGTAA
- a CDS encoding outer membrane beta-barrel protein, producing the protein MKFTTKHIVFLFGVFFFLQGAAFAQDGGRIIFTDPKTEGDEVLSEEDLRPRRHSWGADLMIGNDGFGLGFFYGYAFSDVLSSFANLSLSEAKDERQKDFYNPWTGQYSPNKTHYVFRIPLFLGLQYRLFKEEIVDNFRPFINGGAGPVMLYVSPADPEGDFLSSLGGGTTHYTFGGFLGAGAQFGFDRSSVLGVNVRYYIIPVPDGVSSVVVGDENAPDGRRPVQLANANGFYIALNFGTAF; encoded by the coding sequence ATGAAGTTCACGACGAAACATATCGTTTTTCTCTTCGGAGTCTTTTTCTTCCTCCAGGGCGCAGCTTTTGCGCAGGATGGCGGACGCATCATCTTCACCGATCCCAAGACAGAGGGTGATGAGGTGCTGAGCGAGGAAGACCTTCGTCCACGGCGTCATTCCTGGGGTGCGGACCTCATGATAGGAAATGACGGCTTCGGACTGGGCTTTTTCTACGGGTACGCGTTCAGCGATGTGCTGTCGAGTTTCGCGAATCTGAGTCTTTCCGAAGCCAAGGATGAGCGGCAGAAGGATTTCTACAATCCCTGGACGGGACAGTATTCGCCGAACAAGACGCATTACGTGTTCCGCATTCCGCTCTTCCTGGGACTGCAGTACCGCCTGTTCAAGGAGGAAATCGTTGACAATTTCCGTCCCTTCATCAATGGCGGCGCGGGTCCGGTCATGCTCTACGTTTCCCCTGCGGATCCCGAGGGCGATTTCCTCTCGAGTCTCGGAGGTGGGACCACGCATTACACCTTCGGCGGATTCCTGGGAGCCGGCGCGCAGTTCGGTTTCGACCGCTCCAGCGTGCTCGGCGTCAACGTCCGCTACTACATCATCCCCGTACCGGACGGTGTGTCCAGTGTCGTCGTCGGTGATGAGAACGCCCCCGATGGCCGGCGTCCCGTACAACTGGCCAATGCAAACGGATTCTACATAGCGTTGAATTTCGGCACCGCATTTTGA
- a CDS encoding ABC transporter substrate-binding protein, giving the protein MLSPSEQIVDARGKTFVPIERPARIVSLVPSITELLFALGLGSDEVVGRTKFCVHPAPQVEDIPDMGGTKTVHADRIREADPDLVIANVDENPRDVVEALDAWKPQPWVYVTHPLSVDNALVMIHDMGKLLGAGEKADALLADITAARDVLKGREPQRALYLIWRRPYMTIGPTTFIHSMLAEAGYEHVITDAWLDEKERSGSSRRYPELTPRDIAELRPSHILLSSEPFRFRSEHIAELRASLHVQDAEYAEQLSIRVVDGELYSWYGSRMLTAFRSFATEA; this is encoded by the coding sequence ATGTTGTCACCTTCTGAGCAGATCGTGGACGCCCGCGGCAAAACCTTCGTGCCGATCGAGCGTCCCGCACGCATTGTTTCGCTCGTACCGAGCATCACCGAGTTGCTGTTCGCCCTCGGACTGGGCAGCGACGAGGTGGTGGGACGCACGAAATTCTGCGTGCACCCTGCGCCCCAGGTCGAAGACATCCCCGACATGGGCGGCACAAAAACCGTGCATGCCGACCGTATCCGTGAAGCCGACCCCGACCTCGTCATCGCGAACGTGGATGAAAATCCGCGGGATGTCGTGGAGGCGCTCGATGCCTGGAAACCGCAGCCATGGGTGTACGTTACCCATCCGCTCTCGGTGGACAATGCCCTGGTCATGATTCACGATATGGGGAAGCTGCTCGGTGCCGGGGAAAAAGCCGATGCCCTGCTCGCCGATATCACCGCTGCACGGGACGTACTCAAGGGACGAGAACCGCAGCGCGCGCTGTACCTTATCTGGCGCCGCCCGTACATGACCATCGGTCCCACGACCTTCATTCACTCCATGCTCGCCGAGGCAGGTTACGAGCACGTGATCACAGACGCGTGGCTCGATGAAAAAGAACGAAGCGGATCGTCCCGCCGCTACCCCGAACTCACTCCCCGCGACATCGCCGAACTGCGTCCCTCGCACATCCTCCTCTCCAGCGAACCCTTCCGTTTCCGCAGCGAACACATCGCCGAACTCCGCGCCTCCCTGCACGTGCAGGATGCTGAATACGCCGAGCAGCTCTCAATCCGTGTCGTCGACGGCGAACTCTACTCCTGGTACGGCTCACGCATGCTCACCGCTTTCCGGAGCTTCGCCACCGAGGCGTGA